One Halichondria panicea chromosome 6, odHalPani1.1, whole genome shotgun sequence genomic window carries:
- the LOC135336887 gene encoding uncharacterized protein LOC135336887, protein MAGSGTELFSSDDEVLQTSCSSYSEPGSEDDRSNTQFKNLDMADLFKAKRQSPVTPCRQGLQGSMSDSRVTKSKKSNTKENTSAPVTPSLRRRRTLLPYSRGSKNCDSHTNVSGGSEVAAALKEMSNKLGELIQRVERTEIELKSLIL, encoded by the exons ATGGCAGGATCGGGAACTGAACTCTTTTCTAGTGATGATGAGGTTCTACAAACTTCCTGCAGCAGTTACTCTGAGCCTGGTTCAGAAGATGATCGGTCAAATACACAATTCAAAAACCTTGATATGGCTGATCTCTTTAAAGCAAAAAGACAGAGCCCGGTTACACCCTGTAGGCAAG GTTTACAGGGCAGTATGTCTGACTCTCGAGTCACTAAAAGCAAAAAATCTAACACTAAGGAGAACACTTCTGCTCCTGTCACTCCGTCACTTCGTAGACGCAGAACTCTCTTGCCTTATTCACGTGGGAGCAAGAATT GTGACTCGCATACAAATGTTTCCGGAGGTTCAGAGGTGGCAGCAGCACTCAAAGAAATGTCTAACAAGCTTGGGGAATTAATCCAACGTGTTGAACGAACTGAAATAGAGCTGAAGTCACTAATTCTCTAA